A region of the Drosophila ananassae strain 14024-0371.13 chromosome XL, ASM1763931v2, whole genome shotgun sequence genome:
tatatattcaaagtttgttgttgctaaTATTAAATGTAAAAGTATTTGAAATGGATTTTACAAATCTTTGTTTTTGGCTAATATTTTAACCGGTTCGAAGATTTCCGCCCGATTCGCGAAAGAGAAAGGGAAAGGGAGACTTGAGTGTGACCAGACATTGTGGAATAGTGGCAATACAGCGATGCAGCCCTGCCAAACAAAAAGCCACACAAGATCGAgccacaacaaaataaaattcgGGCCCGAACGGTTGATCGTGAAACGCGGCGTCTAATTATTTGCAAGAATCCAGCCCCGCAGCTTGCAACGTGCGAACTGCAATCCGAATATTGTGAAACCTAGTGATGTGTTGTATGTGCGGGCCGAGCTCCAGGAACTCCACTTGCTGACCACTTGctcagtgccagtgccaggcCCTTGAAGCCGAAGCCCCTGCGTCCCAGTCATGGACATTCCTAGTTTAAGCACTGCCTGGCTGCTCCTTCTGGTGGCAGCCGCCTGGTCCGGTGGTGGTCGGGCCCAAGAGGCGCCACCACCATCACCAGCGCCCGCACCCGCCCGACCCCCGCCTCGCGTCAAGCTGAACAAATGCTGCCACATGGGCGAGTACCTGAACGAGACGACCCGATCCTGCAACGCCGGCAGCCCGGAGCAGTGGGTGCCGATGGTGTACCTggtgcagcagcagcgatTCTTCGAGCCCGTCGGCGGCAGTCCCCGCTTCATGAAGTTCCTGCCCCACTCGCGTCCCCAGTGCCCGGACCAGTACCAGGAGCTCATCCGCAGCCGGAACACCAACGTAATGCTCTTCCCCAACGGCAGTCTGTATGTGAGGGAGCGCGGGCTGTTTGTGGAGCCGCCGAACTACTGCGTGGACTGGCAGGTGGCCCTCGTCTGCCTCGACCAGGACAAGAAGCAACAGCAGGAGCAGTCCCAGCAGCCGAACGGTGATCCCGACCAGGAGCAGCCGGACATACTGCGCCTGCGGAAGTGCTGCGGCAAATACGGCAGCTACGACACCCAGAAGAAGGACTGCGACCTGCAACCGAATCATCCACCCGATGGACAGCTCCGACTGGCCCCCCAACTGGCGGTGGGTAGCTACGAGACGATATACGGCCTGCCGGAGTGCTCCTCGCCGGGCGGCTATGCCATCGCCGGGGACTGGACCGAGGCGAAGTTAAACCGCTCGGATAGGCATCTCCGGCTGCCGCACACCAATCTCAGCGCGGACCAGTACTGCCTGGAGCACACGCAGCGCGAGGGCGAGGTGAAGATCATCGCCTGCCAGTACCTGTTCAGTCCGGAGCTCTACGACCTGGGCCCCGGCGAGATTCATGGCAATAATCTGCAGCGGGCCGTCCTCACGGGAGGGATACTGGTGTCCATTGTCTTCCTGGCCGCCACACTGGTGGCGGGATTCATGCTGCCGGCGGTTCATCATGCCCTACACTGGCGGTGCCAGATCTGCTACATCTTCTGCCTGCTGGTGGGCAAGGTGCTGCTGGCCATCGAGGAGTTCAGCACCGGATTGGAGCCGGGCACCGCCTGGTGCCTGATGCTCGCCATTTCGATGCAGTTCTTCTTCCTGGCCGCCTTCTTCTGGCTGAACACCATGTGCTTCAATATTTGGTGGACGTTCCGGGACTTTCGTCCCAGCTCCCTGGAGCGCAGCCAGGAGGCACTGCGTCTCTTCCTCTACTCCCTGTACGCCTGGGGAGGACCCCTGCTGATCGTTTTTGTGGCCGCCTGCGTGGATCAGCTGCCGGAGACGAGTTTGCTGCGTCCGGGATTCGGGCAGTTGTACTGCTGGTTCGACAATCGCTCCCTCTCGATCTTCGCCTACTTCTACGGGCCCATCGGCCTGCTCCTGTGCGCCAACATAGTGCTCTTCTTGTCCACCACCCACCAGCTGACCTGCGGCCTGTGGAAGCGCGACGATGTCAAGTCCTCCACGGAGAAGTCGGCCCTCGGCCGGGTCTGTCTCAagctggtggtggtgatggGCGTCACCTGGATAGCGGACATCATCTCGTGGCTGGTCGGAGGGCCACATGGTGCCTGGTTCGCCACCGATCTGATCAACGCCCTGCAGGGCGTCTTCATCTTCATTGTGGTGGGCTGCCAGCCGCAGGTGTGGACCGCCTGCCGTCGCATCTGCTGCCCCCGGTTGCGCCACGACATCACCAACACCACCAACGGTGTCCAGCACTCGAGCAGCTCCCAGGGCCTCCCATCGATGGCCGGCGGCACTGAGTTCACCCAGAACACCAGCATGCCGAGTAGTCCACCGGCGGACAGTGGCTTCCCGGAGGATAATCTCGACAAGGATAAGGCTAGTCTGGGTCCAGGATCAGGCACACCGCCAGGCACACCCGCTTCGGCTCCTCCCAAAATGGAAACCATCTGCTAAACCGTGAGTTGAACAGCCGATAAGGAGAAGCTATCTGTAGACAtaagctccagctccagctccacctccacctAAGGGGGGCACTCCGTCACTGCCAAGAGAGTCGGCCACTCGCCTCACTCACTCATAGTTGGATAACTCAGACTGGAATGCAGTGGATTGTTTGTTTGTctctttgtttgtttgtttgtttgtttgtttgtcagACATCGCAGCAGGTACCAGATCTCAAGTATTATTAGCTCTTACTAGGGAGTGTCTCCTAAAATCTTATTTTCAAGTCTGGCTCGAGAAGAAGCTCTTCTAGAAGCCACTTTTCCCGCCAGATCTTCTCTAGAAAGAGTAGCTTTGTGGATACTTTTGAAAATAATCACCCTTCCGACCtgaatatttcaaaatattgaacAAGATTCGGAAATTTTTGGATGAAATGAATCATTTGAGGAACAAAGAAGAGCCCTGCCTTCCTGGATTCAGTTcgactttattttttttttatggattttcgaTCGGAAATCATCTCCCGAATGATTATTTGCCTTGTCCGcgtgtccgcctgtccgcgTGTCCGCTTACTTGCTTTTTATGCAAATAACTCGCTCAGTTTTCGAGATATTGAGTTTAAAATTGGCATTCAggattgttattattttataaaaaatatattttgattttgagaGAATCAGAAGACTATAGCCTATAGTTCTGAGACCAGATCTGGTAGAACATTTTTGGGTTTAGGGTTATTTCTGGCCTCTCTGAAATACCCTTTTTATGACCCCACTGGCCTGGAAAGGTTTTCCGTCCATGTGACATGAATCGAGTGCTACCTGGAGCGATTTCCCAACACGGCGCCGTCGTAAAGTCCAACAGTGTCCGTTTTTATGGGTTTGGGAAGAAAAAATAGAGAGACTACCATGTTGGACAGAAGGAGGAATTTACATTTCTGTTGCAGCTTGCCACTTTACAACATGCGCCAAGTTTACgatattttctttttgggaAATGTTGTCCATAATAAAATgatgaaaatgtttttggcaTTGCCGTTTTTCTTTGGAAAAAGACAACGCCATTCCGGTTCAGGTCAGCACAGCTCGATTTTCTCGGCACAGGCCGATTTCCACATGGCCATAAAGTAATCAGCACACAACCCTTGACACACACATGCAACCGGGATAGATAATGCCAGTCCATACGGATTCAGATCGTtcccgtatctgtatctgaaaaGAAACTcaacaaaaaaagggaaaatataGGGGAAAATTGAGTTTAAATTGGACTCACCGGCGACTGACCAGCAATGTGATAAGCGTCTCTGtctcggtttcggtttcgggtttttgtatttttttttcttttcgatGTGTGTATGTTGACTCGATTGCCTCAAGTGGTCTTGACACATCGCAAATGAGCcaaagtaaactcagtcttaaCATGTTAAGAGATCTGGGGCCACAGTCCAACCTCACTACCATAAACTCTACAAATATTGTACAAGTTTCTTGTTTAGTTTCGAAATCTCCGTTTGTTTTTCGAAATTTCATTTGTTTATCAAACAATATTGTTAGGTTTTCGAAAAAAGTACAATGAAATATAGTAATGGTAGTTTAGGAACTATTTTTCAcactttttaaatcatttttggacatttttttttataataatttcaatatttgctttatttcataatttatttttaggaaattatgattttttattCTATTATATGATTAGTTTTTCAACGAGTactataaattataataaatatggtcatttttgaataaattaaagtaCTTGGTCACACTTTTTAAATCAGGTTTTAAAGGTTTTTAGATTcctaaattttatttttatttttaattaggtTTTAggacatttttttattctattatttaatctatataatacatataatataataaattataatggTTATAGtacttcttaaaaaaaatttaaatacttgGTTTTTTAAATCATATTTGAACTTGATTTTAAATAGatcctttattttttcaattttgtttttaaaaaatcttagTTGCTCCATATCATAATTTTTTCGAGAAGTAccataatataataaaaaatatatgaaaccaattcaaataaaagaaaatacttGGTCACACTTTTTAAATCATGTTAGAGCAGGTTTTTGAAGagattctttatttttaagaaagataggttaattttcataattttttttttggaaatcatGTGTTTATTCTTAAGTTTTACTAGTTTTGCAAAAAGTACTAAAAATATACatgattatttaaataaagtttaGGAACTTTagttagtttttagtttttaaatacttAGTCactctttttaaactatttttaaacatgCCAAATAGACCATTATATAAACTACATTTCTTGAATATTGTCTTGCAACATgataagtttttaaaaaaaaatctataaaaatataatacaattTACAAGACcagatttaaaaaattaaaaaaaaattatttttgaaaaagtttttctCGAAAATACCCCTTTTCTGTAACCCGGATATGGAAGTTAATGGGCtcagtgttttgttttttttttggcagtcTGACTGTTTGCCTTTTgggtaatttttttgtatttctttatttttttatttttgggccaTGCTGGCGTCATTTTTGGAATCCGGGATGGGGTTGGGGGGAAAACAGATGTGATTTTTGGTGTGTGGCCGGCGCTGAGTGTCCGAGGTTTCGCCCAGCGAATgagaaaccaaaacaaacacGGGGTTTTGGGCTTTGGGCTTTGGGCCCATTGGGGATTATGCAATCGAGAGTGTTTTGGTCCCAAAAAaattacgaaaaaaaaaatatacgaaataaaaaccaaactaTGGCTCACGCAATAATGGAATGTACCGGCCAGTTGCCTTGAAACTGTCTCCCAATTCCCTTCAAACTGTGACCTGCAATCggggtgtgcgtgtgtgtgcgagtgtgtgtgagtttgTTGCAAGTTGCAGCTGCTGTgcaatttcttttcttttgcgTAATCCCCAGAGCATCATGCCCCGTCACGCTCCTCCCTTCTGCAATGGAATAGGAAAACTCCCATATTGGAgtagcaaaaaaaagaaaaaggaaagaaataaaaataaagggcCAACTCAAGGGGTGGGGGGGTTAAACGCATCGTTTGTCAACCAAATTGCAACAAGATGCACGCTGCACAATGCAACATCTGCATTCTGTGATATTACACAGATACGCATCGTCGAGTTCGGAGGGAAAACGAGGCCGAAATagtttttccccaaaaatacTAATTCGTTTTGCAACACTTGGCTTTTAAAATACTCCACTTTCAGTTGGAGGTTATTAGGCTTTAGATTTTGGCATTtattaacctttttttttgcattttttaaatttcattgttaattataataatttagaaGTAGAAGCACCAACGATTAAATAGTTTTCTTACTAAATATTAATTCGCTTTTCAAcactttcttttttaaattttatttttatattaggAGGTTATAAGGCTTTcgttttttactttttttattgttaattAATAAGCATAGTATACCTAACTTTAggtatttattataattaacaGTTATTACAAAGAATAAAATAGGTTTTCCTTAAATACTAATTCGTTTTGCAACACTTGATTTAGAAAATGCTTATTTTACCGTtaaaggtttttaaattttagagtcttacatttttcatatttttaattataactAATTATGATAATTTAGATTGAACAATTACCACCACTAACAAAATAGTtcttcccaaaaattaaagccTTTTACAACACTTGATTATGAAAATACCCCATTTACCGTTATAGCTATTTAGAGCTAtttgagtatttttttgtataaaattgtattattAAATTGTACGTGATGAtagattaaaattaaaaatcatccAACTACTTGCGTGACTTTTATGGAAAAAAAGAACGACAATTTGGTATGGAAGCGTGCAAGAACAGCTGGTAAATTAATTGGAAAAACTCTCACTAATGAATTTCTTCCTGTTGACTTTTATACAAATTAGCaggaaaaaaatgaatttaaattgtataaaaaGTGACGCACACGCTTCGCTTTAATTGAGTTTAGCggcaatttttaatttgaacgttctgcactttttttttcaagttgtATAATTGCAATGTGGCCCATTTAATTTTTACGCAgggcattatttttttttttttttaatttgcaaCTCCGACGATCGTCCCCCGTCATTTGATGCCTCAGGGGATCGAAGGGGAGACAGTCGGCAATTTTGTGGGGCATTTACAATCGAGGAACTACAAATAGTACTCGCAATAtgacaaaaattaattttattaaaaattaaaaatagtgTGACCAAGTACAAATAGAACTCGAAATAtggcaaaaattaaatttattaaaaagtaaaaatagtGTGCCCATAGAGCAGTAAGAGTTTAAGTAGCTCAgcgaatttaaataaaaataaattatagacTTTTCGTCAAAGTTCTAGAAATAATATATCCAATAGTAAAAATAATGTGCCCAtagttgtaaaatattttctctTCCTGTGTCTTTAAAGACACGACTGGCACTGTAGGAACTTgtaatatatatgtacatacatcaTACCGTTTATAAATACCTactctttttgttttcttcatTTTATCTACAGACAACTGAGACGAGCGACAATGCGAAAGTGAGCCCGGATCCAAGTTTCCAGACCCTGAGAGCTGCCGGAATGGCAATGGGCAAGCCCAGCTCAAGCCCAGAAGAAGcagaaaagcaacaaaagcCGCGTTTTTGAGACGCAAGTTGAGGGCACACTTGCGCAATAGcagccaccaacaacaactacgaaacaacaacaagaggaGCATTCAAGCACGCGCATTGACCGGCCCAGCTAATTGTACATGaatgtgtatgtgtatgtatggtggtgtgtgtgtgtgtgattttGAAATCGGCCAACAACCGCAGATGGAACAAAGTACTCAGCAGTATTCCACTTCAATTTAAAAGCAGGCACAAAAGAAATGGATTTTATTCACAAAACGTGGTTGGAAAAGGAGAAAGACAAAGACAGAGACAGGGATAGGTAGCAGAACTAACGGTATATCGAGTGTGGTCAGGTCACATTAACACGTTCTAATTGGACGTTAGTCGGTCAGTGTTGCAAAATCGCATCTGACACAGGCCTAGGGGTTAGGGTTAGGGATTAGGGCTTAGAGAGGGGAGAAAAGCTTCTATCGCAAGACCCCGTTTGACAAGAACCAGAACACACGTCTCTAACTTGTGACAATGGTATGTGCGGCAAACaggaattttgttttttttcttcttcttcatcatCATAATAGACAAAGCGCATCTATTGTTACTTGCtttctccatctccatctccatctctgtctctctctagCGATCGGTGAGGCAAACCACAAGGAATTTTTTGTTGAggtattttgttgttgttgtttgcatTTGATATTCTATTTGCTAGTTTTCTGTTTCTGCTTGGCTGTGCTTtgctttctttaaaaaaaaaaaaagaatctcAAGTGTGAGAAAAACAGCAGCCGTTCtgcacaaacaaacaaaagaacACATATAGATGTGTGTTTAACATTTAAATTAGCCGATTCTTTGTATTTTTCAAATTCCCATTGACGACTCCACCAACTGCATATATCTAtgtatgtgttttttttttcgattgcctaatcattttgttttttacgaTCTTCTAAGTGGATTCCTTTTTTAAGACTCTGGAGAAATAATACTGACTGAAACTATTTTTATGTATGCGCTGGAATCTGATTCCATTCTTTtcttcctatttttttttcatgtgTAAAGTAAACAATTGGAATTTATTTACTTGGTggcataaacaaaaacaaaactcgGAAAAAAAAGGGCATCCGAAAAGTTAATagtaaacacacacacacacacacagtacACATCCGACCAAATCACTGAAAGATCAAATTGATCATCGAAAGTTCAATGATATCGATCGATCAAGGTTAAATTAATGCCGAAAATGGAAAGTTTGGTTAATAAAACAACCAAAAatccatacacacacacacacaaccaaACATCTGCACACACACTTTCATGTAGTTTGGCGCGAAATTTCAAAATGTATTTCCCACTATACCCCATcgtatttttatgttttagttCTTGAAACCGCAGAAACTACAATGCAGtacaattattatttcttatttttatttttttttttaaacaaaaccttttgatttcattaattaatttaaatttaagacGCGTTTAACGTGACTGATCGAGAAggagtttaaaaatattgtattaTTTAGTGGAACTTCCAAAGTGTTCAGGCCAAaagtttatagttttttttttcatcccATAACTATATTATTACTCGATTATTTGTATATGTTTTATTGTATATAACGAGGacactatatatattttttttttcaatatatattGTATGTATTTGAATCGAATGTGAAATTAACGAATAATGACTGATGTAACAAAGGCAGCGAATACTTTCAACTAGTTCATATTTTTGATACTAACTATTTGActatttttgtatataaattCGTAAAATCTATTGGCTAAGCGATTGTACCTACAAATATACATGTATTTTAATCCCAATATTCATAACTTATACTCGAAAACCATGTAACTCAACATCgaataaatagtttttaagttttagtCTGTAGTTCGATGCTAAGTCCTAACGATTATTGCCCCCGAAGAGTATTTTAAACGATAATTATATCATATAATGTATGTCTTTCATAAGGAATATATATCAATTATAATTCGCTTTTGGAGGCGTGCGTATATGATGCTATCCCCCCCTCCACACCACCACCCCTCCATTAAAACCCCCCAACGGACGCCCCTGTCTGCTATTAATTTATGGCACACACAGAGAGGAAAAGCAGACTTTTATAGATAAACATGCGGAACAAAATTGTTCGAAATGgcaattaaatgaaaaccgaaactgaaactgaaaatgTCGGCAGAACTTGGCATTAATGCGCAGCTATATAGCTATATAGCTATATAGCTATATTGAATATATATTATGTACTatgtattttgtataaaaCGACTACGACTCTACAGAACAATTGTCATTGACCGAAACAACCACTAAACTATTTATATTTACCGTACAATAAAGCTTTTTGGCAAATATCAATGGAACTGaacaaacaaaacacagaTGGCATCTCATGGTCGGTTTTTCTGTCACCTCCCTCCTTTCCCATATGGggatccatccatccatccccATGCTCTCAATCCCCAGTTTCCTTTTGCAGCTTCGCTGGATTTCTTGGCTGGCGGTGACCCACTTGAGATCCCCACATCCATGTTGCCTGGAAACCCTCTACCCATCCACCGTGGTACTCCCGAGACCGCCTATACATATATTCTATTGCCACCTTCGGCAGTTTGTCTCCGACCCCTTTTGTATGCAAATTAGTTAAGAGAACAGTGGGATGGATGATTCAAAACATCGAAATGGTTAATCATTTTTGGCAATGATATATGCATTTAATCcccaacaaaaataaagaaacaacCCAGGACTTAAACAATATGTGAAATTGGCTAagaatttggccaaaatgcaGCCCACGGTCCGCAGGTGTGGCTTTTATTTACAGTTTGTGGTGCAATCAACCTTTAAGGCAATGTTTGCGAGAGCCAGAAACcggttaaaaatattttcaaatccACCGGCACTCAATAACAACGTCATCGCCTCTGCAAAtagcaaaaaaatatacattcgTTGGGGTTaacaaatttattatatatattaattgtCGAGTACGCATATTGGCCATGTTACTGACCCAAAATCCACAACCAAGTCCGAGTGCAttcacaaaaaattaattgcagcGTAGGCATtatctttgttttaattaaaacgaaGAGTAAACAAAACGGAAAAGTGCACTAATTGCCATAATTTGTAGTGAACCACTAATTTGTAGTGATAATTAACAAAATAACtggttttttaaatgcaaatatttaaatccaTCAGTGATGGGAGATTTAAATCACAAATATTCCCGCTCAAGCACAAGCCAGTGCTGCCAATTACCATAGGCTATCGTCATTGGTATCGATATCTCCCCGCCGCTATTGATATATCGATTGCCTCGTTAGTGCTGCCACTTGTCAACTAAAAGTGAGACCAGATACCAAAAATACCAACAAATTAGAGAGCGGTGTTATCGAAAATCCCAAACCAAATAGCCGTGTGGCTACACGATTTTGCAGAGGAAGTGAATAAGTGAATAAGCAAGCGAGTCCATCTTCCATCCAACGAACGAGCAACCAGCATCGTGTAAGTAGCCCCAAATTAGCATCTTATTGGCGTTTTAAGGAGTCCCTACACCGTCCCCTGGAATGCTGTGCCGATAAAGCCCGGCCTGGCGCCGCATTCACCGCTTCAGCCGGATTCTGAATTCCGGTGCGGTTGCATTCCATTTTGCGCCCGGCTAATGCGGGCGGCGTCGTTCTTCTCGGGGCCCGGGAACGGCCAATTCCGTTACTTGCCCAATTTGGGGCCGCCCAGTGTCCCTCTGTTCCTGTGCCCCGTTTGCCATCTCGGCGACCGACGCACTCTGCCGGCGTCAGACGACGTGGTCGGGCCGCGTGCTGTGGCCAAGTGGTTGCGAAAACAACACCGGAGATACGGATAACCATGTCATGCGTTGTAGATGAAAGATTAGCCATAAAAATGGCCAGTTGGAAGGGCCAGGAACCTGAACATGCCATGGCAGTGGCCAAAAAATCACCATCTCCGTGGGGAAAGTGAGGTTAGACCTGAATTgcaaaaaagagagaaaaaaaaaaataagcgaTGAAATTTGCGTCATGTTTCTGGTCGGCAGCGCCGTCGACGCCGGCGTCGtcgtctgtctctgtctgtctgtctgtttgtatgcctgtatgtgtgtgtgtgtgatggCGCGTGCTACTGTGTTTGTTGGaattaattttgttatttagAATTAAACGCAACGAAAAGGAGCTTTTATTTTGCAGCCAAGGAAAGTGCTGTGGCTCTGGTTTGTTTTTCACGTGAAATCCGCCTGGCCAGGCACCACCCCCTCTGCCCCCTGCCTGCACTTCAATTACAATATCGGCAGCGGCGGCATTTTGGCGCGCTTTGCAGCGTCGTCCACACAGGTTTCTTTCTTACTTCCTAGtatatatacattatatattatatagtgtAGTATATAAGAGTGGCCTAGTGGCATGCCTCAAATTTCAAAATTCCATGAGTCATCCAGGAAGCCATAGCCACCAATAGACTCTTCTgagtttcaaaaataaatgaaattttagTCTAGACTCTAGCAGTCTTTaatataatttgtatttttttttttaatcctactttaaatatttgtaaaatcCTTATTTCCGCCTTGCCACGCATTATTTTACCTGCCTCGCTCGTCCTTCGACCCTTCTCTTATTTTCCTCCTTGCTTCTCAGCAGGAGCGGCAGCTGCATTATCCTTGCGCTCTTCTTGGCCTGCTCTTGTTCTCTTTCTctctgtgtatgtgtgtgtgagtgtgtgtgtcggCTTGGGCCCGAACAGCTGTTGGTCGTCCTTGGCGGGCTTTGTCGCATCACGTTCTGGTGGGCAGACCGACAGCCGAGGATGTGTCAGTCGCCTGGCGCTCGCCACACAGCCA
Encoded here:
- the LOC6503096 gene encoding probable G-protein coupled receptor Mth-like 1; translation: MDIPSLSTAWLLLLVAAAWSGGGRAQEAPPPSPAPAPARPPPRVKLNKCCHMGEYLNETTRSCNAGSPEQWVPMVYLVQQQRFFEPVGGSPRFMKFLPHSRPQCPDQYQELIRSRNTNVMLFPNGSLYVRERGLFVEPPNYCVDWQVALVCLDQDKKQQQEQSQQPNGDPDQEQPDILRLRKCCGKYGSYDTQKKDCDLQPNHPPDGQLRLAPQLAVGSYETIYGLPECSSPGGYAIAGDWTEAKLNRSDRHLRLPHTNLSADQYCLEHTQREGEVKIIACQYLFSPELYDLGPGEIHGNNLQRAVLTGGILVSIVFLAATLVAGFMLPAVHHALHWRCQICYIFCLLVGKVLLAIEEFSTGLEPGTAWCLMLAISMQFFFLAAFFWLNTMCFNIWWTFRDFRPSSLERSQEALRLFLYSLYAWGGPLLIVFVAACVDQLPETSLLRPGFGQLYCWFDNRSLSIFAYFYGPIGLLLCANIVLFLSTTHQLTCGLWKRDDVKSSTEKSALGRVCLKLVVVMGVTWIADIISWLVGGPHGAWFATDLINALQGVFIFIVVGCQPQVWTACRRICCPRLRHDITNTTNGVQHSSSSQGLPSMAGGTEFTQNTSMPSSPPADSGFPEDNLDKDKASLGPGSGTPPGTPASAPPKMETIC